CTCCTCTATACGATAGGCCTGCCCCCCAGTGTCATCCCGGCCAAGCGTAGCGCGAGCCGGGACCCACTCGCGGAGTCGCTTGCCAACGCGTGCGTTTTGTCGTCGGTGGCGACCATACCCACAGCTCTGCAAACGAGTGGACCCCGGGTCTCCCGTTGGTCGCCCGGGGTGACACTGAGACAAAACTTCTGTGTTTCTCAATTGTCATCCCCGCGAAAACGGGGACCCTGAAATCCGTGAGACTGGCGGCTGGATCCGCGGGCTCACGGCGTCCTGGGTCCCTGGTCTCCCTGCGGTCGCCTGGGATGACAGGAGGAGGATACGTCTCGTCTCTCCAGATGGATTTGCCTTGCCTTCAAAGAGCAGTCACGCAGTGTCGCGATCCTTCAAGACAGACAATTACACTGCCGCTAGAAGACCGGCAGACCAAGCCTCAAGGAGCCCAAAAGTGATTTTCCGCTATTCGATTTTGTACGTCGACGATGTTGCCACCGCGCTTGATTTCTACGAGCGCGCCCTCGGTTTCAAGCGCGCGTTCCTGCACGAAAGCGGGGACTATGGAGAACTGGCCACCGGAGAGACCAAGCTTGCCTTTTCCTCCAAGGCGTTGATGCGCCAGCTTGGCAAATCTCCCGGCACGCCGGATCCGGAAAAGCCGGTTTTCGAACTGGCCTTTGAAACGGAAGACGTGGCCGCGGCTGTCAAGAAGGCCATCGCAGCGGGCGCGACGCTGGTCC
This genomic interval from Labrenzia sp. VG12 contains the following:
- a CDS encoding VOC family protein; translation: MIFRYSILYVDDVATALDFYERALGFKRAFLHESGDYGELATGETKLAFSSKALMRQLGKSPGTPDPEKPVFELAFETEDVAAAVKKAIAAGATLVQEVREEPWGQTTSYVSDPFGYLIEICSPVQLPSAG